In a genomic window of Halodesulfovibrio sp.:
- a CDS encoding glycosyltransferase N-terminal domain-containing protein: MSLGFSHNMMLAAYGTAWRIARPVLDRNKRLKHGLSQRLVPYGWSKRAHVWIQAASGGEAFLAWQMLREMPDDQQLTILLTSCTKQGIEVLEKAKAWAAQEKSYLDVLVNYFPYDQPHLMKRAVEMVAPQTVVLLETELWPGLMSACTEMNIPVAVFNGRMNPRSLAGYLATPEFWRRIRPAMVHAISDKDARRYAALFGEQGVYTMNNIKFDSVSVGSKTAKNPLVGKVLKKNTPLVVLGSVREEEESDVLELVRSLKEARPKTSIALFPRHMERVGLWEMMLNGAQLPVVLRSKITEPPAPGTVILWDTFGELGYAYQLARAVFVGGSLAPLGGQNFLEPLACGKNPVIGTSFHNFQWAAGVIDEKMVYSMEDVDGVFAQLMRILKRAAKPEVTRKRFSTWLQERQGGTKQVMNALWLLLKRG; the protein is encoded by the coding sequence ATGAGCCTTGGATTCTCGCACAATATGATGCTTGCAGCCTATGGGACTGCATGGCGTATTGCCCGACCTGTTCTTGATCGCAATAAACGTTTGAAACATGGACTCTCCCAACGGCTTGTGCCGTATGGCTGGTCAAAACGGGCACATGTGTGGATTCAGGCTGCCTCTGGTGGTGAGGCATTTCTTGCGTGGCAAATGCTTCGCGAGATGCCGGACGATCAGCAGCTGACTATTCTGCTTACATCATGCACCAAGCAGGGGATTGAAGTTTTAGAGAAAGCTAAGGCATGGGCAGCTCAAGAAAAAAGTTATCTTGATGTTCTTGTGAACTATTTTCCATATGACCAGCCGCACTTAATGAAACGCGCTGTAGAAATGGTAGCTCCGCAAACTGTTGTATTGCTTGAAACAGAGCTATGGCCGGGGCTTATGTCAGCCTGTACTGAAATGAATATCCCTGTTGCCGTGTTTAATGGTCGAATGAATCCTCGCTCCCTCGCTGGCTACCTTGCTACTCCAGAATTTTGGCGACGCATACGCCCGGCAATGGTACACGCTATTTCCGACAAAGATGCACGAAGATATGCAGCCCTTTTCGGTGAACAGGGCGTGTACACAATGAACAATATTAAATTCGACAGCGTATCCGTTGGTTCCAAGACGGCGAAAAACCCACTCGTGGGTAAGGTGCTCAAAAAGAATACGCCTCTGGTTGTGTTAGGGTCTGTGCGCGAAGAAGAAGAGTCTGATGTGCTGGAGCTTGTTCGTAGTCTCAAAGAAGCACGACCAAAGACAAGTATCGCGTTGTTTCCACGCCATATGGAACGTGTCGGTTTGTGGGAAATGATGTTGAACGGGGCACAACTCCCTGTTGTTCTGCGTTCAAAAATCACGGAACCTCCGGCTCCGGGCACCGTTATTTTATGGGACACGTTTGGTGAGCTTGGCTATGCGTATCAGCTTGCCCGCGCTGTTTTTGTGGGTGGGAGCCTTGCTCCGCTTGGCGGACAGAATTTCTTGGAGCCGCTTGCATGCGGCAAAAATCCGGTAATCGGCACCAGTTTTCATAACTTTCAGTGGGCAGCAGGCGTTATCGACGAAAAAATGGTCTACTCTATGGAAGATGTGGACGGTGTTTTTGCCCAGCTTATGCGAATTTTGAAACGCGCTGCAAAGCCTGAGGTTACTCGGAAACGTTTTTCAACATGGCTGCAAGAACGTCAGGGTGGGACAAAACAAGTTATGAACGCGCTTTGGCTGTTATTGAAGCGCGGTTAA
- a CDS encoding D-alanine--D-alanine ligase, producing MNILLIAGGWSSEREVSLNGAKGIHEALLRLGHSVTFFDPQHSLDGLLDAAREHDFAFINLHGSPGEDGMVQAMLASVRCPFQGSCATGSFLALNKSVSKQIFLDNGLPTAEWEFLAKRPSEEWRPKFSYPVFIKSNTGGSSLGLSRVACESELADSLDALFATESELIVEPLIEGVEVTCGVLGDIALPPILIEPADGSIFFDYEAKYRPGGAREICPAPLPEAITAQVQDFALKAHNALGLRGYSRADFIYSPDGSLHLLEVNTLPGMTATSLLPQEAAAIGLSFDDLIARLIELGLAAQQ from the coding sequence ATGAACATTCTTTTAATCGCGGGCGGCTGGTCTAGCGAGCGTGAAGTTTCGCTTAATGGTGCCAAAGGAATACACGAAGCGCTGCTTCGTCTTGGGCATTCAGTTACTTTTTTTGATCCGCAGCATTCTCTCGATGGACTGCTTGACGCTGCGCGGGAGCATGACTTTGCGTTTATTAACCTGCACGGTTCTCCGGGGGAAGACGGTATGGTGCAGGCTATGTTGGCTTCCGTCCGTTGCCCGTTTCAGGGAAGTTGTGCCACTGGTTCATTCCTTGCGCTTAATAAATCTGTTTCTAAACAGATTTTTCTTGATAACGGACTGCCAACTGCCGAGTGGGAGTTTTTAGCGAAACGTCCGTCTGAAGAATGGCGCCCTAAATTTTCGTATCCAGTATTTATAAAATCAAACACAGGCGGCTCAAGCCTGGGACTTTCACGCGTTGCGTGTGAAAGTGAACTTGCAGATTCCCTTGATGCCTTATTCGCAACCGAAAGCGAGCTTATTGTCGAGCCGCTAATTGAAGGTGTAGAAGTTACCTGTGGCGTGCTTGGTGATATTGCGCTTCCTCCGATTCTTATTGAACCGGCAGACGGTTCTATCTTTTTTGATTACGAAGCAAAATATCGTCCGGGTGGTGCTAGGGAGATTTGTCCTGCCCCATTGCCGGAAGCAATTACAGCTCAGGTGCAGGATTTTGCTTTAAAAGCCCACAATGCTCTTGGACTGCGTGGTTACAGCCGGGCAGATTTTATTTATTCACCGGACGGCAGTTTGCACTTACTGGAGGTAAATACCTTACCGGGTATGACTGCCACAAGTTTACTCCCTCAGGAAGCCGCTGCAATCGGACTTTCTTTTGATGACCTTATCGCAAGATTGATTGAACTTGGATTAGCCGCGCAGCAGTAG
- a CDS encoding HD domain-containing protein: MRSQSNSQQTQCAKRKSLPFHHFPVNPKWHIPSNAECNALWDKYDMPEHIRAHSEQVAHIATTLGKVAVERGLKISVESITASALLHDIAKAYTIEYGGDHAWIGGSIVLSETGNPYVAQGVLHHVHWDWPVDSDLCFLPLAIIYADKRVMHDCVVSLDERFEDLVVRYGKSDKIIENIMKAKVLAKKIEQAFSEQLGISLHEHSFNRGRLV, from the coding sequence ATGCGGTCACAGTCAAATTCTCAACAGACGCAATGTGCAAAGCGTAAGTCTCTTCCTTTTCACCATTTTCCTGTGAATCCGAAGTGGCATATCCCTTCCAATGCAGAGTGTAACGCGTTGTGGGATAAATATGATATGCCAGAACATATTCGGGCGCATAGCGAGCAGGTTGCACACATCGCCACCACGCTTGGTAAAGTTGCTGTGGAACGCGGGCTGAAAATTTCTGTGGAAAGCATTACGGCGAGTGCGTTACTGCACGATATCGCCAAGGCGTATACTATTGAATATGGTGGCGATCATGCATGGATTGGCGGCTCTATAGTGTTGTCTGAAACAGGTAACCCCTACGTTGCGCAAGGTGTCTTGCACCATGTGCATTGGGATTGGCCTGTAGATTCTGATTTGTGTTTTTTGCCGCTGGCTATTATCTACGCAGACAAGCGTGTGATGCATGATTGCGTTGTATCGCTTGATGAACGCTTTGAAGATCTTGTTGTCCGTTATGGAAAATCAGACAAGATTATTGAAAATATAATGAAAGCAAAGGTGCTTGCCAAAAAAATTGAGCAAGCCTTTTCCGAACAGTTAGGAATTTCGTTACATGAACATTCTTTTAATCGCGGGCGGCTGGTCTAG
- the hypD gene encoding hydrogenase formation protein HypD, giving the protein MNVSDSFKDPELCKKLLDQLHKELDSPLRFMEVCGTHTVAIFQSGLRPLLPKEIVHLSGPGCPVCVTHESEVAAFLDLAGKDGVILATFGDLMRVPGPKGRNLKLAKAEGARIEIVYSPLDALKLAQDNPNDTVVFLGVGFETTAPTIAASIQMAKHQNLTNFKVLSFHKLVPPALKVLLDDPECAVDAFLLPGHVSTILGMEPYHFVAERYNTPGVITGFDPVDILESLLIMIEQRKQGKASIVNQYKRAVSDSGNAKAREIMFSVFNVAEAQWRGVGTIPESGLVINDEYENFDALKALNITLTDVPQTPGCKCGEVLKGKMQPNDCPLFAKACTPAKPVGPCMVSTEGSCAAYFKYQVTE; this is encoded by the coding sequence ATGAATGTATCTGATTCCTTTAAAGACCCAGAATTATGTAAAAAACTTCTGGATCAGCTGCATAAGGAGCTTGATTCTCCGCTTCGTTTTATGGAAGTCTGCGGCACGCATACTGTAGCAATTTTCCAGAGTGGTCTTCGCCCGTTACTACCAAAAGAAATCGTGCACCTGTCCGGTCCCGGCTGCCCTGTGTGTGTCACACACGAGAGTGAAGTTGCAGCATTTCTTGATCTGGCAGGAAAAGACGGCGTAATTCTCGCTACTTTTGGTGACCTTATGCGCGTTCCCGGTCCCAAAGGGCGTAACCTGAAGCTTGCTAAAGCTGAAGGCGCACGTATTGAGATAGTATACTCTCCACTCGATGCACTCAAGCTTGCTCAAGATAATCCGAACGACACTGTAGTATTCCTTGGGGTAGGGTTTGAAACAACAGCACCGACCATTGCTGCTTCCATCCAGATGGCAAAGCATCAAAACCTCACAAACTTCAAGGTGCTTTCATTCCACAAGCTGGTACCACCTGCACTTAAAGTGCTTCTTGATGACCCTGAATGTGCGGTCGATGCTTTCCTTCTGCCGGGGCACGTATCTACTATTCTCGGAATGGAGCCGTACCACTTTGTGGCTGAGCGCTACAACACACCGGGCGTTATCACCGGATTTGACCCTGTCGATATTCTGGAATCGTTGCTGATAATGATCGAACAACGCAAACAGGGTAAAGCATCTATTGTAAACCAGTACAAACGCGCTGTTTCTGATTCTGGCAATGCCAAAGCACGCGAAATTATGTTCTCTGTATTTAATGTTGCAGAAGCACAATGGCGCGGGGTTGGCACTATTCCAGAAAGCGGTCTGGTTATTAACGACGAATACGAAAATTTCGATGCCCTTAAAGCGTTGAACATTACTCTGACAGATGTTCCGCAAACTCCGGGCTGTAAATGCGGAGAAGTGCTTAAAGGAAAAATGCAGCCGAACGACTGTCCATTATTCGCTAAAGCATGTACCCCTGCAAAACCGGTAGGCCCTTGCATGGTTTCCACAGAGGGCAGCTGTGCGGCCTACTTCAAATATCAGGTGACAGAATAA
- the hypE gene encoding hydrogenase expression/formation protein HypE: MSESTLLLDHGSGGMASNRLIGDLFFKHFGNPILNEMNDAALLDISGPVTMSTDSYTVDPIFFPGGNIGTLAVHGTVNDVAMLGATPRYLSCGFIIEEGLEMSTLEKIVIEMAEAAKEANVLIVTGDTKVVPRGCVDKIFINTTGIGELILPEATSGAHAKAGDAILVSGTMGDHGLTVLSNREGLNFATDVQSDSAPLNHIIEALITEIGDIHVLRDPTRGGLATTLNEIAGQSNVSIKLVENQVPVRESVRNGCSFLGLDPFYLANEGKLICILPQEKAEAALKLMRSMKYGEGATQVGTVLDPETSPGKAGQVILETPLGGHRLLNMLEGEQLPRIC, translated from the coding sequence ATGAGCGAATCTACACTCCTTCTCGATCACGGAAGCGGAGGTATGGCTTCCAACCGTCTCATTGGCGACCTCTTTTTTAAACACTTCGGCAATCCAATTCTTAACGAAATGAACGATGCCGCTCTGCTGGACATTTCCGGCCCTGTCACCATGAGTACAGACAGCTATACTGTCGACCCGATTTTTTTCCCCGGCGGCAACATTGGCACACTGGCAGTGCACGGCACTGTTAACGACGTAGCCATGCTCGGCGCAACCCCACGTTATCTTTCTTGCGGCTTCATTATTGAAGAAGGGCTGGAAATGAGCACGCTGGAAAAAATTGTTATCGAAATGGCAGAAGCAGCCAAAGAAGCAAATGTTCTCATCGTCACAGGTGATACCAAGGTTGTACCACGCGGCTGCGTTGATAAAATCTTCATCAACACAACCGGCATCGGCGAACTGATTCTTCCAGAAGCAACATCCGGTGCGCACGCAAAAGCTGGAGACGCTATCCTTGTTTCCGGCACAATGGGCGATCATGGACTCACCGTTCTTTCCAACCGCGAAGGACTGAATTTTGCCACCGATGTGCAAAGTGATTCTGCGCCCCTTAACCACATCATCGAAGCACTTATTACCGAAATCGGCGACATCCACGTACTGCGTGACCCGACACGCGGTGGTCTTGCCACAACACTCAACGAAATTGCCGGACAGTCCAACGTCAGCATTAAACTTGTTGAAAACCAAGTTCCCGTGCGCGAATCTGTCCGTAACGGCTGTTCGTTCCTCGGTCTTGACCCGTTCTACCTCGCAAACGAAGGCAAGCTCATCTGCATTCTTCCGCAAGAAAAAGCAGAGGCAGCATTAAAACTCATGCGATCAATGAAATACGGTGAAGGCGCAACACAAGTAGGTACAGTGCTCGACCCAGAAACTTCACCCGGTAAAGCCGGACAAGTTATTCTCGAAACGCCTCTCGGCGGGCATCGGCTGCTCAACATGCTTGAAGGTGAGCAGCTACCGCGTATTTGTTAA
- the ung gene encoding uracil-DNA glycosylase, giving the protein MIPNDWCEAVPYFREGRHERILQKVAELRKKNTIFPPEDQVFAALQAVPFNKVRVVILGQDPYHGAGQAHGLSFSVQEGAKFPPSLRNIFKEIDAEFHNGVKREVPTDLTRWAKQGVLLLNATLTVQEGKAASHAKLGWNAVTDDIIKAVSRNRSNLVFLLWGKHAQDKRPLIADNNHCILESVHPSPLSASRGFFGCNHFILTNDWLREHNQPAIDW; this is encoded by the coding sequence ATGATTCCAAACGATTGGTGCGAAGCTGTCCCGTATTTTCGAGAAGGCAGGCACGAACGCATTCTGCAAAAAGTGGCAGAGCTGCGCAAAAAGAACACAATTTTCCCACCTGAGGATCAAGTTTTTGCAGCACTTCAGGCTGTGCCTTTCAATAAGGTGCGCGTTGTTATCTTGGGGCAGGACCCGTATCACGGTGCAGGGCAAGCACATGGTTTATCGTTTTCCGTGCAGGAAGGTGCAAAATTTCCGCCATCGCTCAGAAATATTTTCAAGGAAATTGATGCAGAGTTTCACAACGGAGTGAAGCGCGAAGTTCCAACTGACCTTACTCGTTGGGCTAAGCAAGGTGTCCTTCTTCTTAACGCAACCCTAACGGTTCAAGAAGGCAAAGCTGCATCGCATGCAAAGCTTGGTTGGAATGCCGTGACAGATGATATCATCAAGGCAGTTAGCCGGAATCGCTCCAATCTCGTGTTTCTTCTTTGGGGAAAACATGCACAAGATAAACGACCATTGATTGCCGATAACAACCACTGCATTCTTGAATCAGTGCATCCGTCGCCGCTGTCAGCATCGCGAGGTTTCTTTGGTTGCAATCACTTCATCCTTACAAATGATTGGCTTCGTGAACATAACCAGCCTGCGATTGATTGGTAA
- the ftsY gene encoding signal recognition particle-docking protein FtsY produces the protein MGFFSKLKRLWTTEDSPEQQTPEGVVEESTDSEQVAAEEAQEDSQAETVELEEQVEDSETVEVVSEPEEEPAGEQVEITLTPEFILTEEPEAEAEVLIEPEIEELPVIEPEIAVEQEAIVEPSVEVEEVVEPEVAEIEVPAEPVSVAEPEVVVEPEPTPEPEVIEPEVISEPVVESVPEPAPVAAMEPATPETATVVADDQPQWQKDLTVALRGAEPKLSVWLEHVLDGIEEVGDPLWERLRFFFDALDAPKNEAEEFITKFADWLDDMEYDYVSDFRSELQYRLALALDLEDEEDERSRLFLKLSEGLSKTKEQITKQIDGLLATHSEIDESFWEEFEEILIMSDVGFEPTMKLVERLRERVRKAGTKDPAKFKEFMREELEEIFKTGPRITAVNMPEVVLMVGVNGVGKTTTIAKLAYRAQLQGKKVLIAAGDTFRAAAIEQLQVWADRIGVDFHAKSANSDPAAVAYEAVEKAVEGGYDLLFVDTAGRLQTKVGLMDELQKIRNVLGKKHEGAPHRTILTIDATTGQNALSQTKLFNEVAHLDEIILTKLDGTAKGGIVVAIAMEFNLPITYIGLGEKMEDLRPFNGADFATALLGLEDTPEA, from the coding sequence ATGGGGTTCTTTTCGAAACTGAAACGACTTTGGACAACTGAGGATTCTCCTGAACAGCAAACGCCGGAAGGTGTTGTAGAAGAATCAACGGATTCTGAACAGGTAGCTGCTGAAGAGGCGCAGGAAGATTCGCAAGCCGAAACTGTCGAACTTGAGGAACAGGTAGAGGACAGTGAGACTGTTGAAGTTGTTTCGGAGCCTGAAGAAGAGCCTGCTGGTGAGCAGGTAGAAATTACGCTGACACCGGAATTTATTCTTACAGAAGAACCTGAGGCTGAAGCTGAAGTTTTAATAGAGCCAGAAATTGAAGAGCTGCCTGTTATTGAGCCAGAAATCGCCGTTGAACAGGAAGCTATCGTTGAGCCATCAGTTGAAGTTGAAGAAGTTGTTGAACCTGAAGTTGCAGAAATCGAAGTTCCTGCTGAACCGGTGTCTGTAGCCGAGCCAGAAGTCGTTGTAGAACCAGAGCCAACTCCAGAGCCAGAAGTAATTGAGCCAGAAGTCATTTCAGAACCTGTAGTGGAATCTGTTCCTGAGCCTGCACCTGTTGCAGCTATGGAGCCTGCTACTCCTGAAACGGCCACCGTTGTAGCAGACGATCAACCTCAGTGGCAGAAAGACCTCACTGTTGCATTGCGTGGCGCTGAGCCAAAGCTTTCCGTTTGGCTTGAGCATGTGTTGGATGGCATTGAGGAAGTTGGTGACCCGTTATGGGAACGCCTCCGTTTCTTCTTTGATGCTCTTGATGCTCCAAAAAATGAAGCTGAAGAATTTATTACTAAGTTTGCAGACTGGCTCGATGACATGGAATATGACTATGTCAGCGATTTTCGTTCCGAACTTCAGTATCGCTTGGCACTTGCTCTTGATCTTGAAGATGAAGAAGACGAACGTTCACGTTTGTTCTTAAAACTCTCCGAAGGTCTTTCCAAAACTAAAGAGCAAATTACAAAGCAGATTGACGGGTTGCTTGCAACGCATTCAGAGATTGATGAATCTTTCTGGGAAGAGTTTGAAGAAATTCTCATTATGTCTGACGTTGGTTTTGAACCGACGATGAAGCTCGTTGAGCGTCTGCGTGAGCGTGTACGCAAGGCAGGTACAAAAGACCCAGCGAAATTTAAAGAATTTATGCGCGAAGAACTGGAAGAAATCTTCAAAACAGGTCCTCGCATCACTGCCGTTAACATGCCGGAAGTTGTTCTTATGGTTGGTGTTAACGGTGTTGGTAAAACAACTACGATTGCAAAGCTTGCGTACCGTGCCCAGCTTCAGGGTAAAAAAGTGCTTATCGCCGCAGGTGATACCTTCCGCGCCGCCGCTATTGAACAGTTGCAGGTATGGGCAGATCGTATTGGAGTAGATTTCCATGCTAAGTCTGCGAACTCTGACCCAGCCGCTGTAGCCTATGAAGCAGTGGAAAAAGCAGTAGAAGGCGGCTACGACCTTCTGTTTGTTGACACCGCCGGACGTCTTCAGACCAAGGTAGGTTTGATGGACGAGTTACAGAAAATTCGTAATGTTCTCGGCAAAAAGCATGAAGGCGCACCGCATCGTACTATTCTTACAATTGATGCAACAACCGGTCAGAATGCGCTGTCACAAACTAAGCTGTTTAATGAAGTTGCTCATCTTGATGAGATCATTCTTACAAAGCTTGATGGCACTGCAAAAGGCGGTATCGTTGTAGCAATCGCAATGGAATTTAATCTTCCGATTACCTACATTGGACTTGGTGAGAAAATGGAAGACCTCAGACCGTTTAATGGTGCGGACTTCGCGACAGCATTACTCGGACTTGAGGATACGCCTGAAGCATAA
- a CDS encoding ATP-binding protein, which produces MQSSKTNNIVRFFRGSSLSRNLLLGIIAIVCATMMLIGIYHYSQIYRHALTVVQNETNSRIDNLAEILSLPVWNVDQDTVERVISVFSESETVLRIRIEEPDGKLIADYISDTKTPTDTVISRNIFHNNQQIGRITTHLSFTAFKERQLTKLLHDIAILALLLIAILILTQKILEIYLKRPLKQLSEMIDQLRAGTYSDHYPTLRIRELQQIATNFNEMAKQVALRETELTEINERLQENIEERKHVEYQLRTSQEQFSLIAASTMDGIIDRNFGQDFLIYTPRWKELLGYADAELTNSLAAWLERVHPDDRNISRLLFDGYIYDASGRSEVEYRMLHKDGKYRWLLGRGQVLNNRDGEPYRFICTHSDITPKKHAEQRLISTKEMLQNIINCMPSLIVGVTEQMTVTLWNDTVEDSTAISASDAEGKRFRQLLPELSFIEKHIHESLTNVVPVTVPKVTSIRKGVPVTYDIVIFPVTISSEHIAVLRIDDITKRLRMEERIIQTEKMASISGLAAGMAHEINNPLGGILQGAVNVQRRFSTELTPNVNAAEELGISLEQINEYMKKRQIFGLLDDITESGRRAASIISNMLEFSRSSDTLRVPANIHEIIEKSIDLAANDYLLKTEQQFSKITIIKEFDESVSQISCAPQEIEQVLLNLLKNAAQAFTSMTPAVEKPTIVITTQQSASGVMITVADNGPGMDEDVRKRIFEPFYTTKPVGDGTGLGLSVSYFIITNNHSGTISVTSAKKQGSTFNVYLPHAM; this is translated from the coding sequence ATGCAAAGCTCCAAAACCAACAACATCGTACGATTCTTTCGCGGTTCTTCTCTTTCCCGCAATCTATTACTTGGTATAATTGCTATTGTATGCGCAACGATGATGTTGATAGGAATCTATCACTACTCTCAAATCTACCGACACGCTCTAACAGTAGTGCAAAATGAAACAAATTCACGAATAGATAATCTTGCAGAAATCCTTTCACTCCCTGTATGGAATGTTGACCAAGATACTGTTGAACGCGTTATCTCTGTATTTTCTGAATCTGAAACCGTACTACGCATCCGCATTGAAGAACCGGATGGAAAACTTATTGCTGATTACATAAGTGATACTAAAACTCCTACCGACACTGTCATTTCCCGAAATATTTTTCACAACAATCAGCAAATTGGTAGAATTACGACACACCTCAGCTTTACTGCATTTAAAGAAAGACAACTCACCAAGCTACTGCATGATATCGCTATTCTTGCGCTTTTACTTATTGCTATCCTCATTTTGACGCAAAAAATATTAGAGATATATCTCAAAAGACCGCTCAAACAACTAAGTGAAATGATAGACCAGCTACGGGCGGGAACCTATTCTGACCACTACCCGACGCTGCGTATTCGCGAATTACAACAGATTGCTACAAATTTTAATGAAATGGCAAAGCAGGTTGCACTGCGCGAAACTGAGTTGACTGAAATTAACGAGCGTCTGCAAGAAAATATTGAAGAACGAAAGCATGTTGAATACCAACTGCGTACAAGTCAGGAGCAGTTCAGTCTTATTGCCGCAAGCACAATGGACGGCATTATTGACCGTAACTTCGGGCAGGACTTTTTAATCTATACCCCGCGCTGGAAAGAGTTGCTAGGCTATGCAGATGCAGAACTGACAAACTCTCTTGCAGCTTGGCTTGAACGAGTGCACCCTGATGATCGAAACATCAGCCGACTACTGTTTGACGGCTATATCTATGATGCATCCGGTCGCTCAGAGGTTGAATATAGAATGCTCCACAAAGATGGAAAGTACCGTTGGCTTCTTGGGAGAGGTCAAGTGCTTAACAATCGAGATGGAGAACCCTACCGATTTATTTGCACTCATTCAGACATTACCCCCAAGAAACATGCAGAACAGCGCCTTATTTCTACTAAAGAAATGCTGCAAAATATTATTAACTGCATGCCGTCACTCATTGTCGGAGTAACAGAGCAGATGACAGTAACGCTCTGGAATGACACCGTTGAGGACAGCACTGCCATTAGCGCTAGCGATGCAGAAGGAAAACGCTTCAGACAACTGCTTCCTGAACTATCCTTCATCGAAAAGCATATCCACGAATCGTTAACAAATGTCGTTCCGGTCACAGTACCCAAAGTAACATCCATTCGAAAAGGTGTTCCGGTTACCTATGACATTGTTATTTTTCCGGTTACCATCAGCAGCGAACACATCGCCGTACTGCGAATTGATGACATTACTAAACGATTACGGATGGAAGAACGCATTATTCAAACAGAAAAAATGGCTTCCATCAGCGGACTCGCCGCAGGCATGGCGCATGAAATCAACAATCCGCTCGGGGGGATTCTCCAAGGGGCAGTCAATGTACAACGTCGCTTCAGTACAGAGCTTACGCCAAACGTTAACGCAGCCGAAGAATTAGGAATATCTCTTGAACAAATAAATGAGTACATGAAGAAACGGCAAATATTCGGTCTTCTTGATGATATCACAGAGAGTGGAAGGCGTGCAGCATCTATTATTTCAAATATGCTTGAATTTAGCAGAAGCTCTGACACGCTGCGAGTTCCTGCAAACATTCATGAAATTATTGAGAAATCAATAGACCTTGCAGCAAACGATTATCTGCTGAAAACGGAACAACAATTCAGCAAAATTACGATTATCAAAGAATTTGACGAGTCTGTTTCTCAAATTTCTTGCGCACCACAGGAAATTGAACAAGTTCTTCTCAATTTGCTTAAAAATGCTGCGCAGGCATTTACTTCCATGACTCCAGCAGTAGAGAAGCCTACAATTGTTATCACGACTCAGCAGTCAGCTTCCGGCGTAATGATTACTGTGGCAGATAACGGCCCAGGAATGGACGAAGATGTGCGTAAGCGTATTTTTGAACCATTCTACACAACAAAACCGGTTGGAGACGGCACTGGGCTTGGGCTTTCTGTTTCATATTTTATTATTACGAACAATCACAGCGGTACAATTTCTGTAACCTCTGCTAAAAAACAAGGCTCAACCTTCAACGTATACCTGCCACACGCAATGTAG